A genomic stretch from Leptotrichia sp. HSP-536 includes:
- a CDS encoding helix-turn-helix domain-containing protein → MNSISEEYRVRQRAVEYAIKYNNNSKAALKYKTSRQQIKRWRDRYDGTVQSLMPKSRRPKSHPNQHTQEEIDLIMKKYRRFSYEGLAQVYTEARKLGYSRSYGTMCKIIRKIRDNKPKSLKGFTKAQKSEAGCISWRKGSDRHKICSKRMHMFWNE, encoded by the coding sequence ATGAATAGTATATCAGAAGAGTACCGTGTTCGTCAACGGGCAGTTGAGTATGCAATAAAATATAACAATAATTCAAAGGCGGCATTAAAATATAAGACATCAAGACAGCAGATTAAGAGATGGCGTGACAGATATGACGGAACAGTGCAGTCACTGATGCCAAAAAGCAGAAGACCTAAAAGTCATCCAAATCAACATACTCAGGAAGAAATAGATTTAATTATGAAAAAATACAGGAGATTTTCATATGAAGGACTGGCACAGGTATATACCGAAGCTAGAAAACTGGGATACAGCCGTTCTTATGGAACTATGTGCAAAATAATAAGAAAAATTAGGGATAATAAGCCCAAAAGCCTAAAAGGCTTTACAAAAGCACAAAAAAGTGAAGCAGGCTGCATATCCTGGCGAAAAGGTTCAGATAGACATAAAATATGTTCCAAGAGAATGCATATGTTTTGGAATGAATGA
- a CDS encoding integrase core domain-containing protein: MDEKSTYQTTKFLETLEAELGFKIEKIQSDNGREFTNAENGKKTLFELKLEELGIEYMTTRPYSPWQNGKVERSHRLDSNYYLGKRFRSLEKLRRSVKRYCSRYNNISRKVLNFKSPNEMLKEYRTNN; the protein is encoded by the coding sequence GTGGATGAAAAAAGTACATACCAGACGACAAAATTTCTAGAAACGCTTGAAGCGGAGCTGGGCTTTAAAATAGAAAAAATACAAAGTGATAACGGCAGGGAGTTTACGAATGCGGAAAATGGCAAAAAGACACTATTTGAGCTAAAGCTGGAAGAACTAGGGATAGAATACATGACAACAAGACCGTATTCGCCGTGGCAGAATGGGAAAGTGGAAAGGAGCCACAGGCTGGACAGCAATTATTATTTAGGAAAAAGATTTAGAAGTCTGGAAAAATTAAGAAGGTCAGTAAAAAGATATTGCAGCAGATACAATAATATATCAAGAAAAGTATTAAATTTTAAAAGTCCAAATGAAATGCTGAAAGAATACAGGACAAACAATTAG
- the ulaG gene encoding L-ascorbate 6-phosphate lactonase, with translation MSKVDEITRESWILGTFPEWGTWLNEEIAETVVKPNTVAMWWLGNMGLWIKTEGNANIAMDIWVATGKRSQKNKLMKPKHQHQRAVGCVALQPNLRLTPCVIDPFAIEGLDALLATHSHSDHIDVNVAAAVVKNCPEAKFVGPKTCIEIWRKWGVPEDRLVQMKPGDEIVIKDAKIKALESFDRTMLLTVAEDVTLKGNLPPDMDEMAVNYLVETTGGNIYNAGDSHHSNYFVKHGDENKVDVAFVGYGDNPRGMTDKLTSSDVLRVAEELKTQVVIPLHHDIWSNFMADPKEITLLWNYRKDRMKYEFKPYIWQPGGKFVFPDNKDDMEYMYRRGFEDAFSIEPDLPFKSFL, from the coding sequence ATGTCAAAAGTAGATGAAATCACAAGAGAATCTTGGATTTTGGGAACATTCCCTGAATGGGGAACTTGGTTAAATGAGGAAATAGCTGAAACAGTAGTAAAACCAAATACTGTAGCAATGTGGTGGCTTGGAAACATGGGACTTTGGATCAAAACAGAAGGAAATGCAAATATTGCAATGGATATCTGGGTAGCAACAGGTAAAAGAAGTCAAAAAAATAAATTAATGAAACCTAAGCATCAGCATCAAAGAGCAGTCGGATGTGTAGCTTTACAGCCAAACTTAAGACTTACTCCGTGCGTAATAGATCCTTTTGCGATAGAAGGTCTTGATGCATTACTTGCAACACATTCGCACAGTGATCATATAGATGTAAATGTTGCGGCGGCAGTTGTAAAAAATTGTCCAGAAGCAAAATTTGTAGGACCAAAAACATGTATTGAAATTTGGAGAAAATGGGGAGTGCCTGAAGATAGACTTGTACAAATGAAACCAGGTGATGAAATAGTAATTAAAGATGCAAAAATAAAAGCATTAGAATCATTTGACAGAACTATGCTTTTAACAGTTGCTGAAGATGTAACATTAAAAGGTAACTTGCCGCCTGATATGGATGAAATGGCAGTAAATTATCTAGTTGAAACAACAGGTGGAAATATTTACAATGCAGGGGATTCGCACCATTCAAACTATTTTGTAAAACATGGAGACGAAAATAAAGTAGATGTGGCATTTGTAGGATATGGGGATAATCCAAGAGGGATGACAGATAAATTGACTTCTTCAGATGTGTTAAGAGTGGCAGAAGAGTTAAAGACACAAGTAGTTATTCCATTACATCACGACATCTGGTCTAATTTTATGGCTGATCCGAAAGAAATCACTTTATTGTGGAATTACAGAAAAGACAGAATGAAGTACGAATTTAAACCATATATATGGCAACCAGGAGGAAAATTTGTATTCCCTGATAATAAAGATGATATGGAATATATGTACAGAAGGGGATTTGAAGATGCATTTTCAATAGAACCTGATTTGCCATTCAAATCATTCTTATAG
- a CDS encoding PTS ascorbate transporter subunit IIC, with amino-acid sequence MNFFMGIGTWFGQNILTKPEFFVGLLVFVGYLFLGKKVYEAVGGFIKATVGYMILNVGAGGLVTTFRPILAALKTKFELNAAVIDPYFGLQAVDEAIKNIIEQDPSKSNLAASVMMALLIGFIINIILVLFRKFTKVRTLFITGHIMQQQASTASWMIFFLFPQFQNITGVVLIGIFAGIYWAVGSNLSVEPTQRLTENAGFAIGHQQMFAIWVADKLAPKLGNPKKKLDDLKLPRWLSMLHDDIIATGLIMIVFFGIIMWVLGPEFFTAKFGKCVIENGVQTCPVINPHGVATGAFDPKKLSFSTYIVSTTLLFAVYLTILKTGVRMFVSELTVSFQGISNKILPGSLPAVDCAASYGFGSPSAVLFGFLIGTIAQFISIAGLLIFKSPVFIITGFVPVFFDNATIAVYADKRGGARAAFILSAASGVLQVLCGAVAVALFQLKGGWHGNIDQSTVWLAQGFVMKYLGIIGYALVIVAMLLIPQIQYAKSKNKEQYYEGTVDLEEN; translated from the coding sequence ATGAATTTTTTTATGGGAATTGGAACGTGGTTCGGACAGAATATTTTGACTAAACCAGAATTTTTTGTAGGGTTATTAGTTTTTGTAGGTTACCTGTTCTTAGGAAAAAAAGTATACGAGGCAGTTGGAGGATTTATTAAGGCAACTGTAGGATATATGATATTGAATGTTGGTGCAGGAGGGCTAGTAACAACATTTAGACCAATATTAGCGGCATTAAAGACTAAATTTGAATTAAACGCGGCAGTTATAGATCCATATTTTGGATTACAAGCTGTAGATGAGGCGATAAAAAATATTATTGAGCAGGATCCGTCTAAATCCAATTTGGCGGCATCTGTTATGATGGCACTTCTTATAGGATTTATTATAAATATAATATTAGTGTTATTTAGAAAATTTACTAAAGTGAGAACATTGTTCATAACAGGACATATTATGCAGCAACAGGCTTCTACAGCCTCTTGGATGATATTCTTCCTGTTTCCTCAGTTCCAAAATATAACAGGAGTAGTGTTAATAGGAATTTTTGCAGGAATATACTGGGCAGTTGGATCAAACTTGTCAGTAGAACCAACTCAAAGATTAACAGAAAATGCTGGATTTGCAATAGGGCATCAGCAAATGTTCGCTATATGGGTAGCTGATAAATTAGCGCCAAAACTTGGAAATCCTAAAAAGAAATTGGACGACTTAAAATTACCTAGATGGCTATCAATGCTTCATGACGATATTATTGCAACAGGACTTATAATGATAGTATTCTTTGGAATAATAATGTGGGTATTGGGACCTGAATTCTTTACTGCAAAATTTGGAAAATGTGTGATTGAAAATGGTGTACAAACTTGTCCTGTTATAAACCCTCATGGAGTTGCAACAGGAGCATTTGATCCTAAAAAGCTTTCGTTTAGTACTTATATTGTTTCAACAACATTATTATTTGCAGTATATTTAACAATATTGAAAACAGGAGTTAGAATGTTCGTATCAGAATTAACAGTATCGTTCCAAGGTATTTCAAACAAAATATTACCTGGATCATTACCTGCAGTAGACTGTGCGGCATCTTATGGATTTGGATCACCAAGTGCAGTATTATTTGGATTTTTAATAGGAACAATAGCTCAATTTATTTCAATAGCAGGATTATTAATATTCAAATCTCCTGTATTTATTATAACAGGATTCGTTCCAGTGTTCTTTGATAATGCAACTATTGCTGTGTATGCTGATAAACGTGGAGGAGCTAGAGCAGCATTTATATTATCAGCCGCATCAGGAGTATTGCAAGTATTATGTGGAGCGGTAGCTGTAGCTTTATTCCAGTTAAAAGGTGGATGGCACGGAAATATCGACCAAAGTACAGTGTGGCTGGCTCAAGGATTTGTAATGAAATATTTAGGAATAATAGGATATGCATTAGTAATTGTTGCAATGCTGTTAATTCCTCAAATTCAATATGCAAAATCTAAAAATAAAGAGCAGTATTATGAAGGAACTGTAGATTTGGAAGAAAATTAA
- a CDS encoding PTS sugar transporter subunit IIB: MIKVLAVCGSGMGTSMIMKLKVGKVLQKLGIQADVNSCSLGEAKSGLANYDLVIASTHIAPELKGGPNTKIVGLLNLLDEKELEGKLKEIGIA; this comes from the coding sequence ATGATTAAAGTACTAGCAGTTTGTGGAAGTGGAATGGGAACAAGCATGATTATGAAGTTAAAAGTTGGAAAAGTGTTGCAAAAATTAGGAATACAGGCTGATGTAAATTCATGCAGTCTAGGAGAAGCTAAATCAGGACTTGCAAATTATGACTTAGTTATTGCGTCAACTCATATTGCACCTGAATTGAAAGGCGGACCTAATACAAAAATAGTTGGACTTTTGAATTTGCTTGATGAAAAAGAGCTTGAAGGTAAATTGAAAGAAATTGGAATAGCTTAA
- a CDS encoding PTS sugar transporter subunit IIA gives MNLLDSLKENNSVVLQQEANNWEEAINVCMKPLLENNSIEEKYIENIIKRTKELGPFYILAPGLAMPHERPDMGVNKNSFSLVTLKNPVLFPDGQEVDILIGLAAENDEVHAGEAISQIVMLFDDEDVFSKIREAREPQDIYKLIEEKA, from the coding sequence ATGAATTTGCTGGATTCTTTGAAAGAAAATAATTCTGTTGTACTGCAGCAAGAGGCAAATAATTGGGAAGAAGCGATAAATGTGTGCATGAAACCTCTTCTCGAAAATAATTCAATAGAAGAAAAATATATAGAAAATATAATAAAAAGAACAAAGGAATTAGGGCCTTTCTATATATTGGCTCCGGGATTGGCAATGCCACATGAACGTCCTGACATGGGAGTTAATAAAAATTCTTTCAGTCTTGTTACTTTGAAAAATCCTGTATTATTTCCAGATGGACAAGAAGTAGATATACTAATTGGACTGGCAGCTGAAAATGATGAAGTTCATGCAGGAGAAGCTATATCTCAGATAGTAATGCTTTTCGATGATGAGGATGTTTTTTCAAAAATAAGGGAAGCTAGAGAGCCTCAAGATATTTATAAACTGATAGAAGAAAAAGCATAA
- a CDS encoding 3-keto-L-gulonate-6-phosphate decarboxylase UlaD — MAKPLLQVALDHSDLKGAIKAAVSVGEEVDVIEAGTVCLLQVGSELVEVLRNLFPEKIIVADTKCADAGGTVAKNNAVRGADWMTCICSATIPTMKAALKAIKEERGESGEIQVELYGDWTYEQAQLWLDAGINQAIYHQSRDALLAGETWGEKDLNKVKKLIEMGFKVSVTGGLNTDTLKLFEGVDVFTFIAGRGITEADDPAAAARSFKAEIDKYWK; from the coding sequence ATGGCAAAACCATTATTACAAGTAGCACTTGATCATTCTGACTTAAAAGGTGCGATAAAAGCGGCAGTATCAGTTGGGGAAGAAGTTGATGTTATAGAAGCTGGAACAGTTTGTCTGTTGCAAGTTGGAAGTGAATTGGTTGAAGTTTTAAGAAATTTATTTCCTGAAAAAATAATAGTGGCAGATACAAAATGTGCGGATGCAGGAGGAACGGTTGCCAAAAATAATGCAGTTCGTGGAGCGGACTGGATGACATGTATCTGTTCTGCGACAATTCCTACAATGAAAGCAGCTTTAAAAGCTATAAAGGAAGAGCGTGGAGAAAGTGGAGAAATTCAAGTGGAACTGTATGGTGACTGGACTTACGAACAAGCTCAGCTTTGGCTAGATGCAGGAATTAATCAAGCTATTTATCATCAAAGTAGAGATGCCTTACTGGCTGGAGAAACTTGGGGAGAAAAAGACTTAAATAAAGTTAAAAAATTAATTGAAATGGGATTCAAGGTTTCTGTAACAGGTGGACTTAATACTGATACATTAAAACTGTTTGAAGGTGTAGATGTGTTTACGTTTATTGCAGGGCGTGGAATTACTGAAGCAGATGATCCTGCGGCTGCTGCAAGGTCTTTTAAAGCAGAAATTGATAAATATTGGAAATAG
- a CDS encoding L-ribulose-5-phosphate 3-epimerase, producing MKNLNKLNLGIYEKALPKDIDWVERIKLVKECGYDFVEISIDETDERLARLDWTDDEINRIHKALIDTEVRIPSMCFSGHRRFPMGSMDEKTREKAMKLMQKAIIFADKMGIRTIQMAGYDVYYEEGSEQTKKYFTENLKKAVEWASSYNVTLSIEIMDHPFINSITKYMEYANIIKSPWLKVYPDVGNLTAWPENDTLKELELGIKNGEITGIHLKDTLAVTDTFEGKFKEVPFGEGCVDFPKVFKKLKELNYKGPFLIEMWTEKSDNPIDEVKKAKQWMLDKMKEGGFI from the coding sequence ATGAAAAATTTAAATAAATTAAATTTGGGAATATATGAAAAGGCTCTTCCTAAGGATATTGACTGGGTGGAAAGAATAAAGCTGGTTAAGGAATGCGGATATGATTTTGTGGAAATTTCGATAGATGAAACTGATGAAAGATTGGCAAGATTGGACTGGACTGATGACGAAATAAACAGAATTCATAAGGCTTTAATAGATACAGAAGTTAGAATTCCGTCAATGTGCTTTAGTGGACATAGAAGATTTCCTATGGGAAGCATGGATGAAAAGACTAGAGAAAAGGCTATGAAGCTTATGCAAAAGGCAATAATTTTTGCAGATAAAATGGGAATTAGAACGATTCAGATGGCTGGATATGATGTTTATTACGAAGAAGGCAGCGAGCAGACTAAAAAATATTTTACTGAAAATTTGAAAAAAGCAGTAGAATGGGCTTCTTCATATAATGTAACATTGTCAATAGAAATTATGGATCATCCATTTATAAATTCTATTACAAAATATATGGAATACGCCAATATAATTAAATCTCCATGGCTAAAGGTTTATCCGGATGTGGGAAATTTAACAGCATGGCCTGAAAATGACACGTTAAAGGAATTGGAACTCGGAATAAAAAATGGAGAAATAACAGGAATCCATTTGAAAGATACTTTAGCAGTAACTGATACTTTTGAAGGGAAATTTAAGGAAGTGCCTTTTGGAGAAGGATGTGTAGATTTTCCAAAAGTATTTAAAAAATTAAAGGAATTAAATTATAAAGGACCTTTTTTGATAGAAATGTGGACTGAAAAATCAGATAATCCAATTGATGAAGTAAAAAAGGCAAAGCAATGGATGCTGGATAAAATGAAGGAAGGTGGATTTATCTAA
- the araD gene encoding L-ribulose-5-phosphate 4-epimerase has translation MLEKLKEQVFKANLELPKKGLVLFTWGNVSGIDREKNLIVIKPSGVDYETMKAEDMVVVDLDGNVVEGDLNPSSDTPTHIELYKKFPSIGGIVHTHSTNATIWAQSGRDIPAYGTTNADYFYGSIPCTRKMTPEEIAGEYEKETGTVIIETFEKRNLNPEYIPGVLVNSHGPFTWGKNPDKAVYNSVVLEEVAKMAMFTEMVNKDIKPMQQELLDKHFLRKHGANAYYGQKKK, from the coding sequence ATGCTGGAAAAATTAAAGGAGCAAGTATTTAAGGCAAATTTAGAATTGCCAAAAAAAGGGCTTGTATTATTTACTTGGGGAAATGTGAGCGGAATTGACAGAGAAAAAAATCTGATTGTTATAAAACCTAGCGGTGTGGACTATGAAACAATGAAAGCAGAAGATATGGTAGTGGTGGATTTGGATGGAAATGTTGTGGAAGGTGATTTAAACCCTTCATCAGACACTCCTACACATATTGAGCTTTACAAAAAATTTCCTTCAATAGGAGGAATAGTTCATACTCACTCAACAAATGCTACAATATGGGCTCAAAGTGGAAGAGACATACCTGCCTATGGGACAACAAATGCTGACTATTTCTATGGTTCAATACCTTGTACAAGAAAAATGACACCTGAAGAAATTGCTGGAGAATATGAAAAAGAAACAGGAACAGTAATTATAGAAACTTTTGAAAAAAGAAATCTAAATCCTGAATATATTCCAGGAGTTCTTGTAAATAGCCATGGACCATTTACTTGGGGAAAAAACCCTGATAAAGCTGTCTATAATTCGGTTGTATTAGAGGAAGTTGCAAAAATGGCAATGTTTACTGAAATGGTAAATAAAGACATCAAACCAATGCAACAGGAATTACTGGATAAACATTTTTTGAGAAAACACGGAGCTAATGCCTATTACGGACAAAAGAAAAAATAA
- a CDS encoding helix-turn-helix domain-containing protein codes for MAENDSIKTNSNLVEALGYYIKNKRLQKKIGLREMAEMLKISPAYLSNLESGKHNMTNPLLLKKIAKILKIDHLTLFKIIGYTDKDMSDLKKELTNEIIEEFSDINIGEIIRNLMEMSSEKIELVKQYIELLNK; via the coding sequence ATGGCTGAAAATGACAGTATAAAAACTAACTCCAATCTTGTGGAAGCATTAGGATATTATATAAAAAATAAAAGACTGCAAAAAAAAATAGGACTAAGAGAAATGGCAGAAATGCTAAAAATCAGTCCGGCTTATTTATCCAATCTGGAATCAGGCAAACATAATATGACAAACCCTCTTTTACTCAAAAAAATTGCCAAAATTTTGAAGATAGATCATCTTACACTGTTTAAAATAATAGGCTATACAGATAAAGATATGTCAGATTTGAAAAAAGAGCTGACTAATGAGATAATCGAGGAGTTTTCTGATATAAATATTGGAGAAATAATCAGAAATCTGATGGAGATGAGTTCAGAAAAGATAGAGTTAGTTAAGCAGTATATAGAACTGTTAAACAAGTAG
- a CDS encoding transketolase gives MRIEDLQKKAKTLRKDIIEMIYRAKSGHPGGSLSIADILAVLYWKEMNVNPEDPKMENRDRLVLSKGHAAPALYAALIEKGFLGDEGKNLIPTLRKWHSPLQGHPDMKKLAGVEMSTGSLGQGLSAANGMALSAKIYNNDYRVYAILGDGELQEGQVWEAVMTAAHYKLDNLVAIVDYNNLQIDGKVSDIMDVAPVGEKFKAFKWNIIEIDGHNYEEIINALDTAKTVKGQPTVIVANTVKGKGVSFMENNAGFHGAAPSDEEYKKAMEELS, from the coding sequence ATGAGAATTGAAGATTTGCAAAAAAAGGCAAAAACATTGAGAAAAGACATTATTGAAATGATTTACAGGGCAAAATCAGGACATCCGGGAGGTTCGCTTTCGATTGCTGATATTTTGGCTGTGCTTTACTGGAAGGAAATGAACGTTAATCCAGAAGATCCAAAAATGGAAAACAGGGACAGACTAGTTTTAAGTAAAGGACATGCGGCTCCTGCACTTTATGCGGCTTTGATTGAAAAAGGATTTTTAGGCGATGAAGGGAAAAATCTCATTCCAACATTGAGAAAATGGCATTCTCCGCTTCAGGGGCATCCTGACATGAAAAAACTGGCTGGAGTTGAAATGTCAACAGGTTCACTTGGACAAGGATTATCTGCAGCAAACGGAATGGCTTTGAGCGCAAAAATTTACAATAATGATTACAGAGTATATGCAATCTTAGGAGATGGAGAATTGCAGGAAGGGCAAGTTTGGGAAGCAGTTATGACTGCGGCGCATTACAAGCTTGACAATTTAGTTGCGATAGTTGATTATAACAATTTGCAGATTGATGGAAAAGTTTCAGATATAATGGATGTCGCTCCAGTTGGAGAAAAATTCAAGGCTTTCAAATGGAATATAATTGAGATTGACGGGCATAACTATGAAGAAATCATAAATGCTCTTGACACAGCGAAAACAGTTAAAGGGCAGCCGACAGTTATTGTTGCAAATACCGTAAAAGGGAAAGGCGTTTCGTTTATGGAAAATAACGCAGGATTCCATGGAGCTGCTCCAAGTGATGAGGAATACAAGAAGGCAATGGAAGAATTGAGTTAA
- a CDS encoding transketolase family protein, with protein MEKKSTRVAYGEALVKLGKVNKDVVVLEADLSKSTMTAYFKKEFPERHINVGIAEADMVATAAGIATTGKIPFASTFAHFAAGRAFDQVRNSVAYPQLNVKICPTHAGVSLGEDGGSHQSVEDVALMRAIPGMVVLSPADAVETEKMVFAAAEYKGPVYVRLGRLNIPVLFDENYKFEIGKAATLTEGNDVAILATGLMVSEALEAAKLLEEKRVKARVINVSTIKPLDTETVLKAAKECKFIVTSEEHSVIGGLGSAVSEYLSEVHPTKVVKHGIQDVFGQSADGETMLTNYGLRAKDIAETVLNNLK; from the coding sequence ATGGAAAAAAAATCAACTAGAGTGGCTTATGGAGAAGCATTAGTTAAATTGGGGAAAGTAAATAAAGATGTGGTAGTACTGGAAGCAGACTTATCAAAATCAACAATGACTGCGTATTTTAAAAAAGAGTTTCCAGAAAGACATATAAATGTTGGGATTGCGGAAGCTGACATGGTTGCAACTGCGGCAGGGATTGCAACGACTGGGAAAATACCGTTTGCCTCAACTTTTGCACATTTTGCGGCGGGACGTGCCTTTGACCAGGTTAGAAACTCTGTGGCGTATCCACAGTTAAATGTCAAGATTTGTCCAACTCACGCAGGGGTTTCGTTAGGAGAAGATGGAGGTTCGCACCAGTCAGTTGAGGATGTGGCTCTAATGCGTGCAATTCCAGGAATGGTAGTGCTATCGCCAGCAGATGCAGTAGAAACAGAAAAAATGGTTTTTGCGGCGGCTGAATACAAGGGACCTGTATATGTAAGATTGGGAAGACTGAATATTCCAGTATTATTTGATGAAAACTATAAATTTGAAATAGGGAAAGCTGCAACTTTGACGGAAGGAAACGATGTGGCAATTTTAGCAACTGGTCTTATGGTTTCAGAAGCTCTTGAGGCGGCGAAATTATTGGAAGAAAAAAGAGTAAAGGCAAGAGTGATAAATGTTTCTACGATAAAACCGCTGGATACGGAAACAGTTCTAAAAGCTGCGAAAGAATGTAAATTTATTGTAACAAGTGAAGAACATTCTGTAATTGGAGGGCTTGGAAGTGCAGTTTCAGAATACTTGTCAGAAGTTCATCCAACAAAAGTTGTAAAACATGGAATACAGGATGTTTTTGGACAAAGTGCAGATGGAGAAACTATGCTTACGAATTACGGGCTTAGAGCGAAGGATATTGCAGAAACAGTGCTAAATAATTTAAAATAG
- a CDS encoding phosphomannomutase/phosphoglucomutase, with protein sequence MDLKNMISGTDIRGIVSKYEDKDINLSEKEVEFIAKGFGLWITEKCDEIAKAESRKVKVAVGYDARHTGPKFSEVIRKTLMEMGIDVYDCGMSITPSLFMATIFEDYKADGAMMITASHLPSYYNGIKFFTKDGGLQKSDVTEFLEMAEKQEKNLIKKEKGTETVKNLSDDYASYICELIKNKIGKGDKPLKNLRIAIDAGNGAAGFFAEKVIEVLGGDTAGSQFLNPDGNFPNHIPNPEAKEAIESIKKAVLDNNADFGIIFDADGDRSAFIDKNGREINRNNLIALLSEILLKEHSGGIIVTDSVTSAGLKEFIENRGGIHHRFQRGYKNVINESIRLNNEGKYSPLAIETSGHAAFKENYFLDDGAYMAARLLIQLVESREKGIEFTDVLNELSEPAEEIEIRIPIKDKDFRASGKKIVENFREYAGKKEDWSLETPNYEGVRVNTGEKSWFLIRLSLHEPFLCVNIETEKEGMGNDILEELKYYFKKYEKMEI encoded by the coding sequence ATGGATTTAAAAAATATGATAAGCGGTACTGATATTCGGGGAATAGTTTCAAAATATGAGGACAAAGATATCAATTTATCTGAAAAGGAAGTTGAGTTCATAGCAAAAGGATTTGGGCTTTGGATAACTGAAAAATGTGATGAAATAGCAAAGGCTGAAAGCAGAAAAGTTAAAGTGGCAGTTGGATATGATGCAAGGCATACAGGACCTAAATTTTCAGAAGTTATAAGAAAGACTTTGATGGAAATGGGAATTGATGTATATGACTGTGGAATGTCAATAACTCCATCGCTTTTTATGGCTACAATATTTGAAGATTATAAAGCTGATGGTGCAATGATGATAACTGCCAGCCATTTACCAAGCTATTATAACGGAATTAAATTTTTTACGAAAGATGGAGGGCTGCAAAAAAGTGATGTTACTGAATTTCTAGAAATGGCTGAAAAACAAGAAAAAAATTTGATTAAAAAAGAAAAAGGGACAGAAACTGTAAAAAATCTGTCTGATGACTATGCTTCATATATATGCGAACTGATAAAAAATAAAATTGGAAAAGGGGACAAGCCTTTAAAAAACTTACGGATAGCGATAGATGCAGGAAATGGAGCTGCGGGATTTTTTGCTGAAAAGGTAATAGAAGTTCTAGGTGGAGATACTGCTGGAAGCCAATTTTTGAATCCTGATGGTAACTTTCCAAATCACATTCCAAATCCTGAAGCAAAAGAAGCGATAGAATCAATAAAAAAAGCAGTTCTTGATAACAATGCAGATTTTGGAATAATATTTGATGCAGATGGAGATAGAAGTGCTTTTATAGATAAGAATGGACGTGAAATCAACAGAAATAATCTTATTGCATTACTTAGTGAAATATTGTTAAAAGAGCATTCTGGCGGAATAATTGTTACAGATTCGGTTACATCGGCAGGGCTAAAAGAGTTTATAGAAAATCGTGGCGGAATTCACCACAGATTCCAGCGAGGATATAAGAACGTAATAAATGAATCTATAAGACTGAATAACGAAGGAAAGTATTCTCCTCTTGCGATAGAAACGTCTGGACATGCGGCATTTAAAGAAAACTATTTTCTTGATGACGGAGCATACATGGCGGCAAGGCTTTTAATTCAGCTTGTAGAGAGCAGGGAAAAAGGCATTGAATTTACAGATGTTCTAAATGAGCTGTCTGAGCCTGCTGAGGAAATAGAAATAAGAATTCCTATAAAAGATAAAGATTTTCGGGCTTCTGGAAAAAAAATTGTGGAAAACTTTAGGGAATATGCTGGAAAAAAAGAAGATTGGAGCTTAGAAACGCCTAACTATGAAGGTGTAAGAGTAAATACGGGGGAGAAAAGCTGGTTTTTAATAAGATTGTCGCTGCATGAACCGTTTTTGTGTGTTAATATAGAAACGGAAAAAGAAGGAATGGGAAATGATATTTTAGAAGAATTGAAATATTATTTTAAAAAATATGAAAAAATGGAAATTTAA